A stretch of Desulfitobacterium dichloroeliminans LMG P-21439 DNA encodes these proteins:
- the murG gene encoding undecaprenyldiphospho-muramoylpentapeptide beta-N-acetylglucosaminyltransferase: MRVIVTGGGTGGHIYPALAIAKGILAKVPDSEILYVGTREGMEARLVPEAGISFKGVSGQGLPRKISLDTLKVGGKTIKALWETKEILKKYKPDLVVGTGGYVSGPVVLTAALFGIPTLLHEQNALPGITNKILTRFVRKVMVTFPESIAHFGVRKKLILTGLPVRPEIGSISRQKGADCLGLRPEHLTLLVTGGSRGARSINQAMPKVLRQLANHPEIQVIWATGKATYQETVETLKAEGIQWQRENWRILEYLKAMPEALACADLFVGRAGATTLAEIMVAGKPGILIPYPFAAENHQEFNARALEKDGAARVILDQDLTGENLWAVIQGLAENPEQLAEMSRSARKSGQPDALEKIVKVCLDTAWK, from the coding sequence ATGCGTGTGATTGTCACAGGTGGAGGAACAGGCGGCCATATTTACCCAGCCCTAGCGATTGCGAAGGGGATTCTCGCCAAAGTACCGGATAGTGAAATCCTCTATGTGGGTACACGAGAAGGCATGGAAGCACGCCTAGTTCCTGAAGCCGGAATTAGCTTTAAAGGGGTGTCGGGGCAAGGGCTTCCCCGCAAAATTAGCCTGGATACGCTCAAGGTAGGGGGCAAAACAATCAAGGCCTTGTGGGAGACAAAAGAGATTCTCAAGAAGTATAAACCGGATCTCGTTGTCGGAACCGGAGGATATGTATCAGGGCCTGTGGTATTGACCGCGGCCTTATTTGGGATTCCGACCTTGCTTCATGAACAGAATGCCTTGCCGGGTATCACCAATAAAATCCTCACCCGTTTTGTGCGCAAGGTGATGGTAACCTTCCCGGAAAGCATTGCTCACTTTGGTGTGCGCAAGAAATTGATCTTAACCGGTCTCCCGGTGCGTCCCGAGATCGGAAGTATATCCCGGCAAAAAGGGGCAGATTGTTTGGGATTACGTCCTGAGCATTTGACCTTGCTCGTGACAGGAGGCAGTCGGGGTGCACGCAGTATTAACCAAGCCATGCCTAAGGTACTCAGGCAGTTAGCAAATCATCCGGAGATTCAAGTGATTTGGGCTACAGGCAAAGCAACCTATCAGGAGACTGTGGAGACTTTAAAGGCTGAAGGAATTCAGTGGCAAAGAGAGAACTGGCGGATATTAGAATATCTTAAGGCTATGCCTGAAGCACTGGCTTGTGCTGATTTATTCGTGGGGCGGGCTGGGGCTACGACCTTAGCGGAAATCATGGTGGCAGGTAAACCGGGGATACTTATTCCTTACCCCTTTGCTGCCGAAAACCATCAAGAATTTAATGCGCGGGCTTTGGAAAAGGATGGCGCAGCTCGTGTGATTCTAGATCAGGATTTAACCGGTGAGAATCTTTGGGCAGTGATTCAAGGCCTGGCGGAAAACCCTGAGCAATTAGCAGAGATGTCTCGTTCTGCTCGGAAGTCAGGGCAACCGGATGCGCTAGAGAAAATTGTCAAGGTTTGCCTGGACACTGCTTGGAAATAA
- the spoVE gene encoding stage V sporulation protein E, giving the protein MPRRRRPDLVLLGAILALLAIGTVMVYSSSAVKGYVMYDDPYHFLKMEVIWVTIGLVAMILAMRFDLQLLRRWAKPALIMAIVLLIMVKIPGIGRRVNGADRWIGLGPLSIQPSEVIKLTMVLVMASILSADPHKIKSFRKGLLPVLGLLGLVAGLIMLQPDLGTTLAIAGTTFFMLIAAGAKASHIVALGGAGIALVVAAIATAPYRMNRIFAFLDPWADPSGKGYQTIQALLALGPGGLFGLGLGQSKQKFLYLPENHTDFIFAMIGEELGFVGATIVILLFFLFAWRGFRVAMGAPDPFTGFLAVGLTSMVSIQAMINMGVVSGVLPVTGITLPFLSYGGTSLVFTMVGVGVLLNISRESR; this is encoded by the coding sequence ATGCCAAGACGTCGTCGCCCTGATTTAGTCCTACTGGGAGCAATCCTAGCGCTCCTTGCTATAGGAACCGTCATGGTCTATAGTTCGAGTGCAGTTAAAGGATATGTGATGTATGATGATCCTTATCACTTTTTGAAGATGGAGGTGATTTGGGTTACCATTGGGTTAGTGGCGATGATTTTGGCAATGCGCTTTGATTTGCAGTTATTGCGCCGATGGGCAAAACCGGCCCTCATTATGGCTATTGTCCTCTTAATTATGGTTAAGATACCCGGAATCGGACGTCGAGTTAATGGTGCTGACCGCTGGATAGGTCTTGGTCCTTTGTCGATCCAGCCGTCAGAGGTTATTAAATTAACCATGGTTTTGGTAATGGCCAGTATCTTATCGGCTGACCCCCATAAGATAAAATCTTTTCGCAAAGGTTTGCTTCCTGTGCTTGGTCTGCTTGGCCTTGTGGCAGGGCTCATTATGCTTCAACCCGACTTGGGGACAACTCTCGCCATTGCCGGTACGACTTTCTTTATGCTTATAGCGGCAGGTGCCAAGGCAAGCCATATTGTGGCTTTGGGCGGCGCAGGTATCGCTTTGGTCGTGGCGGCGATTGCCACGGCACCTTATCGAATGAATCGCATCTTCGCCTTCCTGGATCCATGGGCAGATCCTTCTGGCAAGGGATATCAGACGATTCAAGCCTTGCTAGCTTTGGGACCGGGAGGCCTTTTCGGCCTAGGTCTTGGGCAAAGCAAGCAGAAGTTCCTCTATCTTCCGGAAAATCATACAGATTTTATCTTTGCCATGATAGGGGAAGAACTGGGCTTTGTGGGAGCCACCATCGTAATTTTGCTCTTCTTCTTGTTTGCCTGGCGAGGATTTCGAGTAGCCATGGGGGCACCGGACCCCTTTACCGGTTTTCTGGCAGTTGGCCTCACTTCAATGGTATCCATCCAGGCCATGATCAATATGGGCGTGGTCAGCGGTGTACTCCCGGTCACGGGAATTACGTTACCCTTTCTAAGTTATGGAGGCACTTCGCTGGTATTTACAATGGTAGGAGTTGGGGTGCTGTTGAATATTTCGCGGGAGTCGCGATAA